DNA sequence from the bacterium genome:
GCGCGGGGACACGGGGGAGAGGATCCGTCCGTCGACGGCCGCCCGCAAGGTGTCCGCGGTCAGGACCTTCCTCGGATTCCTCGTCGCGCACGGAGAGATCGACGCGAATCCCGCCGTGGGGATCCCCGCGCCGCGGAGGGCGATGCGGCTGCCGGAATTTCTCCCGGTCGACGAGATGGACGCCTTCCTGCGGAACCTTCCGTGCGGGACCCTCCGGGAGAAGCGGGACGCGGCGATCCTCGAGCTCCTGTACTCCTCGGGGCTGCGTGTCGGGGAACTCTGTTCCCTGCGGATGCGCGACCTCTCCGTCGAGTCGTCCACCGTCCGCGTCACGGGGAAGGGGAGAAAGGTACGCGTCGTCCCCGTCGGAAGGATGGCGGTTCGGGCGATCGGGAGGTACCTGGCCGTCCGGCCCCCCGCGCACGGTGGGGAGTACCGGAGCGGGCTCGACGAGCCGCTCTTTCTCAACCTGCGGGGGAGCGTCGGAAAGGAGACGGGGCGGGGGATCTCGCCCAGGAGCGTCGCGAGGATCCTCCGGGAGCGGCTCGACGCGCGGGTCGGCGCGGTCGGGCGCCACCTGTCGCCCCACGGGATGCGGCACTCCTTCGCCACCCATCTGCTCGAATCGGGGGCGGATCTCCGTGCGATCCAGGAAATGCTCGGACACGCCTCGCTGTCGACGACGCAGCGGTACGCGCGGGTCAACGTGAGCCACCTCGTCCGGATGTACGAGGAGGCGCATCCGCTGGCGAGTCGTCCGGGGATCTCCCGGCGGAAAGGGAGGGAAACGTGACGGAGTTCCGTGGGACGACGATCGTGGCCGTCGCCCGGGGGGGGCGGGTTGCCGTCGCCGGGGACGGCCAGGTGACGATGGGAAACGTCGTGCTCAAGCGGACGGCAAAGAAGATCCGGCGGCTCCATGACGGGCACGTGGTCGCCGGATTCGCCGGGAGCACCGCCGACGCGTTCACCCTGTTCGAGAAGTTCGAGGCGAAGCTGTCGGAGTTCCGGGGGAACCTGCGCCGGGCCGCGGTGGAACTGGCGAAGGATTGGCGAACGGACCGCGTGCTGCGGAGGCTCGAGGCGCTGATGGTGGTCACCGACGGGAAGGACCTCATGCTGCTGTCGGGGACCGGGGACGTGGTCGAGCCGGACGACGGCGTGATCGGGATCGGTTCGGGAGGGTCGTTCGCCCTGGCGGCCGCGCGCGCCCTCCTTCTCCATTCGGACCTGCCCGCGGAGGAGATCGCCCGGGAGGCCGTCCGGATCGCCTCGGAGATCTGCGTCTTCACGAACGGGAACGTCGTGTCCGAGGAGATCGTGTCGCCATGACGCCCGCCGAACCGGGGAACGCGGGGATCCGCGCGCTGATCCCCCGGGAGATCGTCGCCGAGCTCGACCGGCACATCATCGGGCAGGCGGCGGCGAAGCGGGCGGTCGCGATCGCGCTGCGGAACCGTTGGCGCCGGCTGCAGGTCCCCGCGGAGCTGCGCGACGAGATCGTCCCGAAGAACATCATCATGGTCGGGCCGACCGGGGTCGGGAAGACCGAGATCGCCCGGCGGCTGGCGAGGCTGGCGCAGGCGCCCTTCGTCAAGGTGGAGGCGTCGAAGTTCACCGAGGTGGGGTACGTGGGGCGGGACGTCGAATCGATGATCCGGGATCTCGTCGAGATCGCCTTCCGGATGGTCCGCGCCGAGGAGATGGAAAAGGTCGCCGGCCAGGCGAAGGCCGCCGCCGAGGAGCGGCTCCTCGACCTGCTGCTCCCGCGCGCTCCCGCGAAGGAGGGCGAGGCGGCGGTCGGTGCCGACGCGGGGTCGGGGGACACGCGGGAGCGGTTCCGCGCCATGCTTCGCGCGGGGAAGCTCTCGGACCGCACCGTCGAGGTCGAGTTCCAGGAAGCGGCGGTGCCGGTCTTCGACATCGCCGGACTCGGTGGCGGCGCCCCGGAGGGGATGGAGGGGAATCTCCAGGAGATGCTCACCGGCCTGTTCCCGAAGCGGACGCGGAGGAAGCGGATGCGGGTCGCCGAGGCGCTCGGCTTTCTTACGCAGGAGGAGGCGGCGCGCCGGGTCGACACGGAGCGCGTGAAGCAGATGGCCGTCGAGCGCACCGAACAGTCGGGGATCGTGTTTCTCGACGAGATCGACAAGATCGCCGGCCGGGAATCGCTCCAGGGCCCCGACGTCTCCCGCCAGGGCGTCCAGCGGGACCTGCTGCCGGTCGTGGAGGGGTCCGCCGTCCACACGAAGCACGGCGTCGTGCGGACCGACCACATCCTGTTCGTGGCCGCGGGGGCGTTCCACGTGAACAAGCCGTCCGACCTCATTCCGGAGCTGCAGGGGCGGTTCCCGATCCGGGTGGAGCTGTCGTCCCTCACCAGGGACGACTTCGCGCGAATCCTCACCGAGCCCCACGGCGCGCTGACCCGGCAGTACGAGGCGATGCTGTCCGCCGAGGGGGTCCGGCTTTCGTTCGATCCCGAGGCGGTGCTGCGGATCGCCGAGATGGCGTGCGAGGTGAACGACCGCACCGAGAACATCGGCGCCCGCCGCCTCCACACGGTGATGGAGCGCCTGCTGGACGACCTCCTGTTCTCGGCACCGGAGATCTCCGGGCAGGAGGTGGTCGTCACCCGGCCTTATGTCGAGGAGCGGCTCGCGGGGATCGTGAAGGACGCCGACCTCAGCCGCTACATCCTCTGAGGGACCGGAGAGGGCTGAAGGAGGCGCGGGGGGAGATGGAAGGGTTCATCCGGAAAGCCGAGACGCTGATCGAGGCGTTGCCGTACATCCGGGAGTTCACCGGGAAGACGGTGGTCGTGAAGTACGGCGGCGCCGCGATGAAGGACGATGCGCGGATGGCGTCGTTCGCGCAGGACATCGTCCTGCTTCAGTACGTCGGCATCCGGCCCGTGGTCGTCCACGGCGGCGGACCCCAGATCGACCGGATGCTGGAGAGGCTGTCGATTCCGACGCGGCGGGCGGAGGGACTGCGGGTCACCTCCCCGGAGGCGATGGAAGTGGTGGAGATGGTCCTTGGCGGCACCGTCAACCAGCGGATCGTGGCGTTGATCAACATCTTCGGCGGGAAGGCGGTCGGCCTCTGCGGCAAGGACGGCGGGCTGATCCTCGCGACGAAGAGCACGGCAAGGAGCCGGGAAACCGGCAAGCCGCTCGACCTTGGGCTGGTGGGAGACGTGAAGGAAGTGCGCCCGGAGGTGCTGCGGGTCCTCGAGGCCGACGGCTTCGTCCCGGTCATCGCCCCCATCGGGGCGGGGGAGGGGGGCGAAGCGTACAACATCAATGGCGACACGGCCGCCGCCGCCGTCGCCTCCGCCGTCTCCGCGGAGAAGTTCATCCTGCTCACCGACGTGGCGGGCGTCCTGGACGCGGAAGGCGGGATCATCTCCACGATGACCGGGGCGGAGGCCGAATCCGCCATCCGGTCGGGCGCGATCACGGGAGGGATGATCCCGAAGGTGGAGTGCGGCCTGGCGGCGCTCCACGGTGGGGTCCGGAAGGTCCATATCCTCGATGGCCGGGTTCCCCACAGCGTCCTCCTCGAGATCTTCACGGACGCCGGGATCGGGACCGAGATCGTCCGTGCGGTCCGGGGAGCGGGTGCGGAATGACCGGCGCGGAGGCGGTCGCATTGACGCAGCGGTACCAGATGGGCAACTACTCCCGCTTCCCCGTGACCTTCGTCCGCGGGGAGGGGAGCTGGCTGTTCGACGACCTCGGAAAACCGTACCTCGATTTCCTCGCCGGGATCGCCGTTGCGATCCTGGGGCACGCCCACCCGGCGGTCACGCGCGCGATCGCGGAGCAGGCGGGGCGCCTCGTGCATGTCTCCAACCTGTTCCACGTCCCGGTCCAGGCCCGCCTGGGGGAGCGCCTGTCCGTCGCCGCGACCGGGGGGAAGGTCTTTTTCTGCAACAGCGGGACGGAGGCGAACGAAGCGGCGATCAAGCTGGCCCGCAGGTGGGCCTTCGATCGGCACGGGGAGGGCCGCCACGGGATCGTCGTGCTGGAGGGATCGTTCCACGGCCGGACCTATGGCGGGCTCTCCGCCACCGCCCAGCCGAAGTTCCACCAGGGGTTCGAGCCGATGCTCCCGGGGTTCGCCACGGTTCCTCTCGGGGACATCGACGCGCTCGACAAGGCGCTGACGGACCGTGTCTGCGCGTTCTTCGTCGAGCCGATCCAGGGGGAAAGCGGGATCCGGATGCACCCGCCCGGCTACCTGAAGGAGGCGGAAACCCTCTGTCGCGGGAAGGGAATCCTCCTCGTCGCCGACGAGATCCAGACGGGGATGGGACGGACCGGAACGTTCCTCGCGTCGGAACGGTTCGACATCGTGCCCGACGTGGTGACGCTGGCGAAGGGGATCGCGAACGGCCTGCCCCTCGGCGCCGTCGTCGCGCGGGACGAGGTGGCCGCCGTGTTCGTCCCGGGCACGCACGGCAGCACCTTCGGCGGCAACCCGGTCTGCTGCGCCGCCGCCCTCGCGGTGATGGACGTCCTGGAATCCCCCGGCTTCTACGACGCCGTCGTCCGAAAGGGGGAGCGGCTCCGGTCGGGGCTCTCGGAGATCGCCGCCCGGCGGACCGACGTCCTGAACGTACGGGGCGTCGGACTCATGGTGGGCATGGAGATGGCGTGCGAGACGAAACCGATCGCGGCGAAGTGCCTCGACGCGGGCCTCGTCGTCAACGCGGCGGCGGGCACCATCCTCCGGTTCCTCCCCCCCCTCACCGTAACGGAGGAAGAGATCGATCGGGCGCTCGAGATCCTCTCGTCCGTCCTGCCGGCGGAGGGGCGGACGCCGTGAAGAGGGACCTGCTCCGGATCATCGACCTTTCCGATCGGGAGATCCTCTCCCTGGTGCGGTCGGGGAGGATGTGGAAGCGCCGCGGGAGATCGCCGGGAGCCCCCCGCCCGCTCGCGGGGAAGTCGCTGGCGATGATCTTCCAGAAAGCGTCGACCCGGACCCGCGTTTCGTTCGAGGTCGCGATGACCCGGCTGGGCGGCCACGCGCTCTTCCTGTCGCCGCTGGACACGCAAATCGGGCGGGGGGAGCCGATCCGGGACACGGCGCGCGTACTTTCCCGATACGCCGAGGCGGTGATGATCCGGACGTTCGGTCACGAAATGGCGGTGGAGCTCGCCGCCGCGGCGACCGTCCCCGTGATCAACGGGTTGACGGACCGCCACCACCCGTGCCAGGTCCTGGCCGATCTGATGACCGCGGCGGAACGGGGAATCGACCTGCGGAAGATGCGGGTCGCGTTCATCGGCGACGGCAACAACGTGGCCAATTCGTGGGTCGAGGCGGCCCACGTCCTCGGTTTCGACCTGCGGATCGCGTGCCCGAAGGGATACGAACCGGATCCCGCGGTTCGGAAGGAAGCCGGAAGGATCGGCCGCGGAGAGGTCCGGATCGTCCGTGACCCCGCGGAAGCGGCGCGGGGAGCCGACGTTCTTTACACGGACGTCTGGACCAGCATGGGACAGGAAGCCGAGGCCCGCAAGCGGTTCGCGGCCTTCAAGGGGTACCGCATCGACGCGCCGCTGCTCCGGCTGGCGGATCCCGGGGCGATCGTGATGCACTGCCTCCCCGCCCATCGCGGCGAGGAGATCACGGAGTCCGTGCTCGAGGGGCCGCACTCCGCCGTCTTCGACGAGGCGGAGAACCGCCTGCACGTCCAGATGGCCGTCCTTGAAAAGCTCATCAAACACTGATGGTTTCCAGGAGGAAAACGTTGAAAAAAGTAAAGAAAGTCGTTCTGGCGTATTCGGGAGGACTGGACACCTCGGTCATCCTCGCGTGGCTCGTCGAGAATTACGGTTGCGAGGTGATCGCGTTCGTCGCGGACCTTGGGCAGGGAGAGGAACTGGGCCCCGTGCGCGCCAAGGCGAAGAAGACCGGCGCCTCGAAGGTCTACGTGGAGAACGTGCAGGACGAGTTCGTCCGGGACTTCGTCTTTCCCGCGCTCATGGCGAACGCGGTCTACGAAGGCCAGTATCTTCTCGGCACGTCGATCGCCCGTCCCCTGATCGCCAAGAAGCAGATCGAGGTGGCCGGAAGGGAGAAGGCCGACGCGGTCTCCCACGGCGCCACCGGGAAGGGGAACGACCAGGTGCGTTTCGAGCTGACGTACTACGCCCTGATGCCCGGGATCCGCGTCATCGCCCCGTGGCGCGAATGGGACCTCTCCTCGCGGACCGACCTGGTGAACTACGCGAGGAAGCGCGGCATCCCCACGCCGGTCACCGCGGCGAAGCCGTACTCGAGCGACCGGAACCTGCTCCACATCAGCTTCGAGGGGGGGATCCTCGAGGATCCCTGGAAGGAGCCGCCCGAGAGCATGTTCGTCCTCACCCGGTCTCCCGGGAAGGCGCCGAACCGCCCCGAGTACGTGGAGGTCGATTTCGCGGGGGGGATCCCCGTGGCGGTCAACGGGAAAAAGATGGGACCGGCGAAGCTCCTCGCCCACCTGAACGCCATCGGGGGGAAGCACGGCATCGGCCGCGTGGATCTCGTCGAGAACCGCTATGTGGGGATGAAGTCCCACGGCGTGTACGAGACGCCGGGCGGGACGATCCTGCACGCGGCGCACCGGGCCGTCGAGTCGCTCACCCTCGACCGCGAGGTGATGCACCTGCGCGACTCCCTCATGCCCCGGTTCGCGGAGCTCATCTATAACGGTTACTGGTATTCGCCGGAGATGGATCTCCTCAAGGGGATGGTCGTAGCGACCCAGGAGAACGTGACGGGAACCGCGCGGCTGAAGCTGTACAAGGGAGGGATCACCGTGGCGGGCCGGAAGAGCCCCGTCTCCCTCTACCGGACCGACTTCGCGACGTTCGAGAAGGAAACCGTCTTCAACCAGGCCGACGCGACCGGGTTCATCAAGATCAACGCGCTGCGCCTCAAGATCCGGTCGATGCGGAAGAAAGGCTGACATGGCGAAGAAGAAGGCATGGGGGGGGCGCTTCGGCGGCGGGACCGACCGGTTCGTCGAGGGATTCACCGCTTCGATCCCGTACGACATCCTGCTTTACCGGCACGACATCGCCGGGAGCATCGCCCACGCGCGGATGCTGGGGAAGCGGGGGATCCTGCCGAAGCCCGAGGCGGAGCGAATCGTCAAGGCCCTGCTGGCGATCCGCGGGGAGATCGAATCGGGGAAATTCCGCTTCGATCTCCCCGACGAGGACATCCACATGGCGATCGAGCGTCGCCTGATCCAGAGGATCGGCCCGGTCGGGGGAAAGCTCCACACGGGGCGCAGCCGCAACGACCAGGTCTCCACGGATCTGCGGCTGTACCTGCGGGACGAAATCGACGAGGTTCTCCATCTCCTCGCGGAGATCGAGGAAACCGTCGTTTCCCGGGCCGAAGAGCTGTTCGGGATCATCCTTCCCGGATACACCCACCTTCAGCGGGCCCAGCCGATCCTTTTCTCCCACTACCTCCTGGCGTACCGGGAGATGTTCGCCCGGGACGCCGACCGGTTCCGGGAGGCGCGCCGGCGGGTGAACGTCTCTCCGCTCGGTGCGGGGGCGCTGGCCGGCTCCACGTTCCCCCTGGACCGGGCGTTCACGGCGCGGGAGCTGGGGATGGACGGGTTGTGCGAGAACAGCGTGGACGCCGTGTCCGATCGCGACTTCGCCGCCGATTTCCTCTACGCGTGCGCCGTGACGATGATGCACCTGTCGCGGCTCGCCGAGGAGATGGTGTACTGGTCGTCCTCGGAGTTCCGCTTCCTCTCCCTGCCCGACGCCCTGTGCACCGGGAGCAGCATCATGCCGCAGAAGAAGAACCCCGACGTGGCCGAGCTCATCCGGGGGAAGACGGGGCGCGCCTACGGGAACCTCGCGAACCTCCTCACCATGATGAAGGGGCTTCCGCTCGCGTACAACCGGGACATGCAGGAGGACAAGGAGCCGGTCTTCGATTCGGCCCGCACCGTGAAGGATTGCCTCGTCGGCGCGAATCTGCTGATTCGGGGGATGTCGGTGAACGAGGAGCGGATGCGGGCGGCGTGCGACGACGGGTTCCTCACGGCCACCGACCTCGCGGACTACCTCGCGAGGAAGGGGGTCCCGTTCCGCAAGGCCCACGAGATCACCGGGAAGATCGTGCGGCATTGCGAGGAGCGCGGCGCGCGCCTGAAGGATCTCGGCCTCAAGGAGCTCCGGGCGTTTTCGAAGGCGATCGGCGAGGACGTCCGCAGCGCCATCTCCCTCACCAACTCCGTGCGGATGCGGAAGACGCGCGGGGGGACGGGCGCCGAGGCGGTCCGGGCCCGGCTGTCGTCGCTCCGGAAGAAATGATGCGACGGGTGCGCTCGGCGCTCGCGCTCGCCGTCCTGCTGACGATGCTCGGATCCGCGGGGTGCGGGCGCAAGGCGATGCCCGAGCCGCGGAAAAGCGCAAGCTCGTCGGCAACCCTGATCGGGACGAGGGATGGACAGGCCCTAAGTCGATGCATCATTTCCAGGTAAGGAACGGGGAGATGCACTGCGAGGGCGTCCCGCTGCGGCGGATCGCCAGGGACGTGGGGACGCCCGTGTACGTGTACAGCCACGCGACCCTCGCCCACCACTACCGTGTCTTCGACGAGGCGTTCGGCGGGATCCCGCACATCGTCTGCTTCTCGATGAAGTCGAATTCGAACGGCTCGGTCATCCGGACCTTCACCGGCCTTGGCAGCGGGGTCGACATCGTCTCGGGGGGCGAGCTCGCGCGCGGGCTGGCCGCCGGGGCGCCTCCGGGAAAGATCGTCTACTCGGGGGTCGGGAAGACGGTCCCGGAGATCGAGGAGGCGCTGCGCCGCGGGATCCTCATGTTCAACGTGGAATCGCGCGAGGAGCTGGAGACGATCGACGCCGTGGCCCGAAGGGTGCGCAGGCGGGCCCCCATCGCGATCCGCGTGAATCCCGACGTCGATCCGAAGACCCACCCGTACATCTCGACGGGACTGAAGAAGAACAAGTTCGGGATCCGCATCCCGCAGGCGATGAAGGATTACGAGTGGGCCGCCGGGCGTCGTCATATCGAGGTCGTGGGAGTGGATTGCCACATCGGTTCGCAGTTGACCGACGTCGCTCCCTTCGTCGACGCCGCGGGGCGGGTCCGCCGCCTTGTCGACCGGCTCCTCCGGAAGGGGTTCCCCATCCGCTTCGTCGACATCGGCGGGGGCCTCGGGATCCGGTACAACGACGAGCTACCGCCGGATCCGGGTGCGTATGCGGCCGCGGTCGTGGAAGCGTTCCGTGGCCTTCCCGTCACGCTCGTTCTCGAGCCGGGCCGGGTCCTCGTCGGCAACGCGGGGGTCCTGCTCACCGAGGTGCTCTACACGAAGCCGATCCCGTCCCCTGCCGGGAAGGGGAGGAAGCACTTCTTCATCGTGGACGCCGCCATGAACGACCTCGCGCGCCCCTCGCTCTACGGCTCGTACCACGCGATCCTCCCGGTGGGGAAACCGCGCCGCGGAACGGTGACGGCGGACGTCGTCGGCCCGATCTGCGAATCCGGGGATTTTCTGGCGAGGGACCGCGCGATGCCGCCCTGCCGGGGGGGGGATCTTCTCGCGGTGATGAGCGCGGGAGCGTACGGATTCTCCATGTCCTCGAACTACAACACCCGTCCGCGGGCCGCCGAGGTGATGGTGTCCGGGACCCGGTTCGAGGTTGTCCGGGCGCGGGAGACGGTGCGGGAGCTGGTTCGCGGCGAGCGAACCGCGTCGTTCCTTTCCCGGCGGCGCGCCGGAAAGGGATGATCTCTTCCCGCACCGGACCCTCGGCGGTTCTGCTACGATATTCGAAGACCGGACGGAGAGGGCGGAGCGATGACGCGGAAGGGCATCCCTTTTTCGAAGATGAACGGAAGCGGCAACGACTTCCTCCTGATCGACGACCGTGGTGACGCGATGCGGGGCGTCGACCGCCCTTCCTTCGCCGCGAAGGTGTGCGACCGGGCCCGCTCGATCGGCGCCGACGGGGTGATCGTGATCGAGCCGTCGCGGCGGGCGGACTTCCGGTGGGACTTCTACAACGCCGACGGCTCCCGCGCGGAGATGTGCGGCAACGGGGGACGGTGCGCGGCGCGCTTCGCCGCCGCCCGCCGGATCGCGGGGAGGGAGATGTCCTTCGAGACGCTCGCGGGGACTCTCCATGCCTCCGTGCGTGGGAGGCGCGTGAGGATCCAGATGACCCGGCCCCGCGGGCTGGCGGTCGACCGGTCGCTGACGCTGGCGGGGAAGAAGTACACCTACTCGTTTCTCGACACCGGCGTTCCCCACGTGGTCCTGTTCGTCCCCGACGTCTCGCGGGCGGACGTGGTGGGGGTCGGGCGCGGGATCCGGCGGCACAGGGCGTTCGCGCCGCGGGGGACCAACGT
Encoded proteins:
- a CDS encoding tyrosine-type recombinase/integrase is translated as MGKPVVERFTAFLAAERNASAETVRAYRREVERLQRFLREDGSAADADPVDWSKVTAADLRRFFSRQFDAARGDTGERIRPSTAARKVSAVRTFLGFLVAHGEIDANPAVGIPAPRRAMRLPEFLPVDEMDAFLRNLPCGTLREKRDAAILELLYSSGLRVGELCSLRMRDLSVESSTVRVTGKGRKVRVVPVGRMAVRAIGRYLAVRPPAHGGEYRSGLDEPLFLNLRGSVGKETGRGISPRSVARILRERLDARVGAVGRHLSPHGMRHSFATHLLESGADLRAIQEMLGHASLSTTQRYARVNVSHLVRMYEEAHPLASRPGISRRKGRET
- the hslU gene encoding ATP-dependent protease ATPase subunit HslU, producing the protein MTPAEPGNAGIRALIPREIVAELDRHIIGQAAAKRAVAIALRNRWRRLQVPAELRDEIVPKNIIMVGPTGVGKTEIARRLARLAQAPFVKVEASKFTEVGYVGRDVESMIRDLVEIAFRMVRAEEMEKVAGQAKAAAEERLLDLLLPRAPAKEGEAAVGADAGSGDTRERFRAMLRAGKLSDRTVEVEFQEAAVPVFDIAGLGGGAPEGMEGNLQEMLTGLFPKRTRRKRMRVAEALGFLTQEEAARRVDTERVKQMAVERTEQSGIVFLDEIDKIAGRESLQGPDVSRQGVQRDLLPVVEGSAVHTKHGVVRTDHILFVAAGAFHVNKPSDLIPELQGRFPIRVELSSLTRDDFARILTEPHGALTRQYEAMLSAEGVRLSFDPEAVLRIAEMACEVNDRTENIGARRLHTVMERLLDDLLFSAPEISGQEVVVTRPYVEERLAGIVKDADLSRYIL
- the hslV gene encoding ATP-dependent protease subunit HslV — protein: MTEFRGTTIVAVARGGRVAVAGDGQVTMGNVVLKRTAKKIRRLHDGHVVAGFAGSTADAFTLFEKFEAKLSEFRGNLRRAAVELAKDWRTDRVLRRLEALMVVTDGKDLMLLSGTGDVVEPDDGVIGIGSGGSFALAAARALLLHSDLPAEEIAREAVRIASEICVFTNGNVVSEEIVSP
- the dapF gene encoding diaminopimelate epimerase yields the protein MTRKGIPFSKMNGSGNDFLLIDDRGDAMRGVDRPSFAAKVCDRARSIGADGVIVIEPSRRADFRWDFYNADGSRAEMCGNGGRCAARFAAARRIAGREMSFETLAGTLHASVRGRRVRIQMTRPRGLAVDRSLTLAGKKYTYSFLDTGVPHVVLFVPDVSRADVVGVGRGIRRHRAFAPRGTNVNFAQPAGDALLVRTYERGVEGETLACGTGAVAGAILAAVRGIAAPPVAVRTSGGETLVVHFDPKRKDFGEVFLEGDTSWSCDGTIFEEAYRY
- a CDS encoding aspartate aminotransferase family protein; translation: MTGAEAVALTQRYQMGNYSRFPVTFVRGEGSWLFDDLGKPYLDFLAGIAVAILGHAHPAVTRAIAEQAGRLVHVSNLFHVPVQARLGERLSVAATGGKVFFCNSGTEANEAAIKLARRWAFDRHGEGRHGIVVLEGSFHGRTYGGLSATAQPKFHQGFEPMLPGFATVPLGDIDALDKALTDRVCAFFVEPIQGESGIRMHPPGYLKEAETLCRGKGILLVADEIQTGMGRTGTFLASERFDIVPDVVTLAKGIANGLPLGAVVARDEVAAVFVPGTHGSTFGGNPVCCAAALAVMDVLESPGFYDAVVRKGERLRSGLSEIAARRTDVLNVRGVGLMVGMEMACETKPIAAKCLDAGLVVNAAAGTILRFLPPLTVTEEEIDRALEILSSVLPAEGRTP
- the argH gene encoding argininosuccinate lyase — protein: MAKKKAWGGRFGGGTDRFVEGFTASIPYDILLYRHDIAGSIAHARMLGKRGILPKPEAERIVKALLAIRGEIESGKFRFDLPDEDIHMAIERRLIQRIGPVGGKLHTGRSRNDQVSTDLRLYLRDEIDEVLHLLAEIEETVVSRAEELFGIILPGYTHLQRAQPILFSHYLLAYREMFARDADRFREARRRVNVSPLGAGALAGSTFPLDRAFTARELGMDGLCENSVDAVSDRDFAADFLYACAVTMMHLSRLAEEMVYWSSSEFRFLSLPDALCTGSSIMPQKKNPDVAELIRGKTGRAYGNLANLLTMMKGLPLAYNRDMQEDKEPVFDSARTVKDCLVGANLLIRGMSVNEERMRAACDDGFLTATDLADYLARKGVPFRKAHEITGKIVRHCEERGARLKDLGLKELRAFSKAIGEDVRSAISLTNSVRMRKTRGGTGAEAVRARLSSLRKK
- the lysA gene encoding diaminopimelate decarboxylase, with protein sequence MHHFQVRNGEMHCEGVPLRRIARDVGTPVYVYSHATLAHHYRVFDEAFGGIPHIVCFSMKSNSNGSVIRTFTGLGSGVDIVSGGELARGLAAGAPPGKIVYSGVGKTVPEIEEALRRGILMFNVESREELETIDAVARRVRRRAPIAIRVNPDVDPKTHPYISTGLKKNKFGIRIPQAMKDYEWAAGRRHIEVVGVDCHIGSQLTDVAPFVDAAGRVRRLVDRLLRKGFPIRFVDIGGGLGIRYNDELPPDPGAYAAAVVEAFRGLPVTLVLEPGRVLVGNAGVLLTEVLYTKPIPSPAGKGRKHFFIVDAAMNDLARPSLYGSYHAILPVGKPRRGTVTADVVGPICESGDFLARDRAMPPCRGGDLLAVMSAGAYGFSMSSNYNTRPRAAEVMVSGTRFEVVRARETVRELVRGERTASFLSRRRAGKG
- the argB gene encoding acetylglutamate kinase, which translates into the protein MEGFIRKAETLIEALPYIREFTGKTVVVKYGGAAMKDDARMASFAQDIVLLQYVGIRPVVVHGGGPQIDRMLERLSIPTRRAEGLRVTSPEAMEVVEMVLGGTVNQRIVALINIFGGKAVGLCGKDGGLILATKSTARSRETGKPLDLGLVGDVKEVRPEVLRVLEADGFVPVIAPIGAGEGGEAYNINGDTAAAAVASAVSAEKFILLTDVAGVLDAEGGIISTMTGAEAESAIRSGAITGGMIPKVECGLAALHGGVRKVHILDGRVPHSVLLEIFTDAGIGTEIVRAVRGAGAE
- the argF gene encoding ornithine carbamoyltransferase, producing the protein MKRDLLRIIDLSDREILSLVRSGRMWKRRGRSPGAPRPLAGKSLAMIFQKASTRTRVSFEVAMTRLGGHALFLSPLDTQIGRGEPIRDTARVLSRYAEAVMIRTFGHEMAVELAAAATVPVINGLTDRHHPCQVLADLMTAAERGIDLRKMRVAFIGDGNNVANSWVEAAHVLGFDLRIACPKGYEPDPAVRKEAGRIGRGEVRIVRDPAEAARGADVLYTDVWTSMGQEAEARKRFAAFKGYRIDAPLLRLADPGAIVMHCLPAHRGEEITESVLEGPHSAVFDEAENRLHVQMAVLEKLIKH
- a CDS encoding argininosuccinate synthase, with protein sequence MVSRRKTLKKVKKVVLAYSGGLDTSVILAWLVENYGCEVIAFVADLGQGEELGPVRAKAKKTGASKVYVENVQDEFVRDFVFPALMANAVYEGQYLLGTSIARPLIAKKQIEVAGREKADAVSHGATGKGNDQVRFELTYYALMPGIRVIAPWREWDLSSRTDLVNYARKRGIPTPVTAAKPYSSDRNLLHISFEGGILEDPWKEPPESMFVLTRSPGKAPNRPEYVEVDFAGGIPVAVNGKKMGPAKLLAHLNAIGGKHGIGRVDLVENRYVGMKSHGVYETPGGTILHAAHRAVESLTLDREVMHLRDSLMPRFAELIYNGYWYSPEMDLLKGMVVATQENVTGTARLKLYKGGITVAGRKSPVSLYRTDFATFEKETVFNQADATGFIKINALRLKIRSMRKKG